A genome region from Penicillium psychrofluorescens genome assembly, chromosome: 3 includes the following:
- a CDS encoding uncharacterized protein (ID:PFLUO_005720-T1.cds;~source:funannotate), which yields MAPTRRVAVIQWHIKELEIDYNHNTACNYIRQAALQGAELAVLPEYHLSGWVPDDPLWALQAAESSKYLTRYQALAKELNICVVPGTIIEKHEDLNTPTKFFNTAYFISNDGSILGSYRKKNIWHPERPHLTSSGSERHVAFDTPVGRVGMLICWDLAFPEAFRELIADGAEVVIIPTFWGANDATPEALSHNPASEALFLESTLTSRCFENTCGIIFVNAAGPPEDFLGMSRVVLPTVGPVGKMGTEDGLLVVDMDLGLLDVAEKNYKVRQDMSRKDWYYVYRHSVSQ from the exons ATGGCACCTACTCGTCGTGTCGCGGTCATCCAGTGGCATATCAAG GAACTGGAGATCGACTACAACCATAACACGGCATGCAATTATATCCGACAAGCGGCGCTGCAAGGCGCTGAACTGGCCGTTCTCCCAGA GTACCACCTCAGCGGCTGGGTCCCGGACGACCCCCTCTGGGCCCTCCAAGCCGCCGAATCAAGCAAGTACCTCACACGCTACCAAGCGCTCGCCAAAGAGCTCAACATCTGCGTCGTGCCGGGGACAATTATCGAGAAACACGAGGACCTCAACACGCCTACCAAGTTCTTCAACACGGCCTACTTCATCTCCAACGATGGGAGTATCCTCGGGTCTTACCGCAAGAAGAATATCTGGCACCCCGAGCGCCCGCACCTCACGTCCTCGGGCTCGGAGCGGCATGTCGCGTTCGATACGCCGGTTGGGCGCGTGGGGATGCTGATCTGTTGGGATCTTGCCTTTCCGGAGGCGTTTCGGGAGTTGATCGCCGATGGCGCCGAGGTGGTGATCATCCCTACCTTCT GGGGAGCCAACGATGCGACCCCAGAAGCGCTATCGCACAACCCCGCATCGGAAgccctcttcctcgaatcAACGCTCACATCGCGCTGTTTCGAAAACACCTGcggcatcatcttcgtgaACGCCGCTGGTCCGCCAGAGGACTTCCTGGGTATGTCGCGCGTGGTCCTTCCGACCGTTGGGCCGGTGGGGAAGATGGGTACTGAGGACGGGTTGCTGGTTGTGGACATGGATttgggtctgctggatgtCGCCGAGAAGAATTATAAAGTGAGGCAGGATATGAGCCGGAAGGATTGGTATTATGTTTATAGGCATTCCGTTTCGCAGTAG